The Prunus dulcis chromosome 3, ALMONDv2, whole genome shotgun sequence genome segment TTAAATTTGAGTTATAACAACTTCATCTGAATTTCAAGTgttttcaagaaaacaaaacaagaagaaaatggctGACAACTCTCAGAAGATGAGCTACCACGCTGGAGAGGCCAAGGGCCAAGCTCAGGTAATTAGCTCACCTGTAAATTGTAATTCTCAATTTGcttttgcttctttcttctGTTTCCTTTTAGATTGATGTGGGATGTTTTGTATTGGATAATTTTGGATTTAACAGGAGAAGGCCGGTGGGATGATGGATAAGGCTAACAATGCAGCCCAGTCTACCAAGGAGACAATGCAAGATGTTGGTCAGAATGTGCAGGCGAAGGCTCAAGGAGCTGCTGACGCAGTCAAGAATGCCACTGGCATGAACAAATGAAGCTGCTCATGATGATCATTTTCATGACTTTTAATGACTTTATAGGGTTAAGATGATGGCAAACTTTCATTGAGTTTTATAGacttttatgtaatttttttttctttcttatccTTCTTTTGaaagaaggaattgaaaattgcatagaattctaaaatgatGGAATTTAGATCTCCATCATTTTAAGTTACggaaattaataatttcagtGTTCGGATTTatgtatgtcgaattttgcaaatgaaatttcaaggaaaaacaaattccTTCACTCAATAGAAATTGTGAATGATGTCTCTTTTGATTGAAattaaactcaaaaatcttGAGTGCTTAACTTTCGTGCTAAAGTAgccaaacaatgaaaatattaaattctaTGCTTCAGTTCTTAACTTTTAGCTAAATAATTAACGTATGGTAATAGCAGTATGTAGTATgaccaaaagaaaacgaaTTCTAATATTATCTTTTGATCACGATGAACTAACTCATGAGAtctatataaacaaaataattattcatGTAGAGATTTGATGAATATCAATTATGAATTCGTTGGGTTAGAGACTTTTTCACCTCAGATTTCTAAAGGTCTCATTCTGGGCCTCGGTGCCTTATGGCTTTTTGAAATATCCACCAAGTTGACCAAACACATTAAAATACACTCAAGTCAAGAGAACCAAACTAACACAAAAATACATAATGTAAATGAACTTGGGGTAACTATCAagtagaaatttttttatagagcCAGTGTATGCATTATTTTCCTCGTTATAAGTGTTCACATAACTAAGCACGTGAAAGAATGTAGCGTGCATGAAAGAGCTGGTGTATGCATTATTTTTCTCACAATAAGTGGTCACATAACTAAGCACGTGAAAGAATATAGCGTGCATGATGATGTATAAAACTCGTTACACGTAAGATTTTTTGAGGTTAAAGATAAAATGAACACTTGTCCAGAAACTGAAGGACAATATTGCTTTTAACTCATGTGGAGGATAACCCAACAAGTTTATTGGCATTTACACATAAGATGTTCTGGCCtttcaatcaaataataatatcttGTGGATTATGGAACAGTCTTGTGAATTGtaattaattgataatttaATCCAATATTACGAGAATTCCATAATGctaaaaaaagtaattttcATTCACAAAACTGTCCAAGAAACCCTCAGAATAGCAACTTTTAAGACTCAACAGCCTTCCTGGTCAAACGGCTCACCCTAAGTTATAGGCGACACGTGTTATGGCCCAAAACCATGACCAGGATGAAATGTGTGCATGACATCACACATGTCGAGCATTCAGTTGGTCTAAAATCGTATATAAACCATACCCAATTGTGAGATATTCATCATCAGCAAATCAAATTTGAGTTATAACAACTTCATCTGAATTTCAAGTgttttcaagaaaacaaagcaagaagaaaatggCTGACAACTCTCAGAAGATGAGCTACCACGCTGGAGAGGCCAAAGGCCAAGCTCAGGTAATTAGCTCACCTGTAAATTGTAATTCTCAATTTGcttttgcttctttcttctgttttcttttagaTTGATGTGGGATGTTTTGTATTGGATAATTTTGGATTTAACAGGAGAAGGCCAGTGGGATGATGGATAAGGCTAACAATGCAGCCCAGTCTACCAAGGAGACAATGCAAAATGTTGGTCAGAATGTGCAGGCGAAGGCTCAAGGAGCTGCTGATACAGTCAAGAATGCCACTGGCATGAACAAATGAAGCTGCTCATGATGATCATTTTCATGACTTTTAATGACTTTATAGGGTTAAGATGATGGCAAACTTTCATTGAGTTTTATAGacttttatgtaatttttttttctttcttatccTTCTTTTGaaagaaggaattgaaaattgcatagaattctaaaatgatGGAATTTAGATCTTCATCATTTTCAGTTATggcaattaataattttaggaTTCGAATTTATGTATATCGAATTTtgcaaatgaaatttcatgGAAAAACGAATTCCTTCACTcaatagaaattgtgaaatgatgtctattttgaatgaaattaaaCTCAGAAATATTGAGTGCTTAACTTTCGTGCTAAAGTAGCCAAACAATGGAAATATCAAATTCTACACTTCAATTCCTAACTTTTAGGTAAATAATTAATGGGTAATAGAAGTATGTAGTATgaccaaaagaaaacgaaTTCTAATATTATCTTTTGATTATGATGAATTAACTCATGAGATCTATataaccaaaataattattcatGTAGAGATTGATGAATATCAATTATGAATTCGTTGGGTTTGAGACTATTTCATCTCTTATTTCTAAAAGTCTTTGGGTTTGAGACTATTTCATATATCTCTTATTTCTAAAGGTCTCATTCTAGGCCTGGGTGCCTTAGAGCTTTTTGAAATATCCACCAGTTGACCAAACCATAGtctgaaatatcgataatatcgaggaaatatcgaggatatttcgGTTTTTTCGAACcacggatatttcggaacatatccatgtacatatcgtataaatatcgacaatatcgacgataatatcggaaaatatcaatgtcgataatttcgcttacatttcagcaatatattgtcaaaatatcgctaaaatatcgaaaatatcgatgtgaaggaaaaaaaaaagggaaaaaggggagaaaaaagcacaaaggggatatgaacccctcccattttactcctccaacaccttaaacaccatatcacttatgtttttgtgataatatgctaaaatatttatatttatatgggtggtatgttaacaattacatgcaaaactattttggggatttatcatttgatgactactcttcacaatacacttactctacacatagagatgatgaagatagtgaaaaatttgaacctcgtaggaactctatgtggtactaagtcactcatgtatcttaccatgcaatgtataaagtgtaaaatattatagtaaatcattatatataaatgattacggtgtatttaatcttttttcattaattattacatattttttacactcatagtgtttgcccgcttgctgtataatcaacttaaattagttaaatccatcatgcaatgcatttccttctaattttttgtgataaactcatagataattgactaaataaacattctccaaaatttcaattaaaatttccaagtttttcttacaatttctgtgatctttattcaatttttatcgatatcgataatatcccgatatttccatcgaaatttccatatttttggattaccgatatttccgatatcatcgatattttagaccttggaCCAAACACATTAAAATGCACTCAACTCAAGAAACAAGACTCCATAAATCAGAAACACAATAGAACCAAACTAACACAAAAATACATAATGTGAAGGAACTTGGGGTAACTATCAAGTAGAAAAATTTATATAGAGCTTTTGTATGCCTTATTTTCATCATAATAAGTGTTCACATAACTAAGCACACGAAAGAATGTAGCGTGTATGAAAGAGCTAGAGTATGCATTATTTTTCTCATAATAAGTGGTCACATAACTAAGCATAGGAAAGAATATAGCATGCATGATGATGTATAAAACTCGTTACATGTAAGATTTTTTGTGTTAAAGACAAAATGCACAATTTCCTAGAAACTGAAGGATAATATCGCTTTTCACTCATGTGGAGGATAACCCAACAAGTTTATTAGCATTTACTCATAAGATGTTCTGGCCtttcaatcaaataaaaatatctcGTGGATTGTGGAATAGTCTTGTGAATTGTAATTAATTGATAATATAATCCAATATTCCAAGAATTCCATAAtgctgaaaaaaataatttccatCCACAAAACTGTCTAAGAAACCCTCAGAATAGCAACTTTTAAGGCTCAACAGCCTTCCTGGTCAAAAGGCTCACCCTAAGTTATTGGGCGACACATGTTATGGTCCAAAACCATGACCAGGATGAAATGTGTGCATGACATCACACATGTCGAGCATTAAGCTAGTCTAAAATCGTATATAAACCATACCCAATTGTGAGAGATTCATCATCAGCCAATCGAATTTGAGTTATAACAACTTCATCGGAATTTCAAGTgttttcaagaaaacaaagcaagaagaaaatggCTGACAACTCTCAAAAGATGAGCTACCATGTTGGAGAGGCCAAGGGCCAAGCTCAGGTAATTAGCTCACCTGTAAATTGTAATTCTCCAtttgtttttgcttctttctttttttttcttttagattAAAGTGGGTTGTTTTGTATTGGATAATTTTGGATTTAACAGGAAAAGGTCGGTGGGATGATGGATAAGGCTAACAATGCAGCCCAATCTACCAAGGAGACAATGCAAGATGTTGGTCAGAATGTGCAGGCGAAGGCTCCAGGAGCTGCTGATGCAGTCAAGAATGCCACTGGCATGAACAAATGAAGCTGCTCATGATGATTATTTTCATGACTTTTAATGACTTTATAGAGTTAAGATGATGGCAGACTTTCATTTAGTTTTATAGACTTTTatgtctattttttttttctttcttatccTTCTTTTGaaagaaggaattgaaaattgcatagaattataaaataatgGAATTTAGATCTTCATCATTTTAAGTTATggcaattaataattttagggttcaaaTTTATGTATATCGAATTTtgcaaatgaaaaatgaaatttcagGATAAAACGAATTCCTTCACTCAATAGTGAAAATGATGTCtcttttgaatgaaattaaaCTTGGAAATATTGAGTGCTTAACTTTCGTGCTAAAGTAGCCAAACAATGGAAATATCAAATTCTACTCTTCAATTCTTAACTTTTAGCTAAATAATTAACGTAGGGTAATAGCAGTATGTAGTATgaccaaaagaaaacgaaTTCTAATATTATCTTTTGATCATGATGAATTAACTCATGAGATCTATATAACCAAAGTAATTATTCATGTAGAGATTGATGAATATCAATTATGAATTCATTGGGTTTGAGACTATTTCATCTCTGATTTCTAAAGGTCTCATTCTGGGCCTGGGTGCCTTAGGGCTTTTTGAAATATCCACCAGTTGACCAAACACATTAAAATGCACTCAAGACAAGAAGCAAGACTCCATAAATCAAAAATACAAGAGAACCAAACTAACACAAAAATACAGAATGTGAAGGAACTTGGAGTAACTATCAAGTAGAAAAATTTATATAGAGCTGGTGTATGCCTTATTTTCCTCGTAATAAGTGTTCACATAACTAAGCACATGAAAGAATGCAGCGTGCATAAAAGAGCTAGTGTATGCATTATTTTTCTCATAATAAGTGGTCACATAACTAAGCCCAGGAAAGAATATAGCGTGCATGATGATGTATAAAACTCGTTACACATAAGATTTTTTGCGGTTAAAGACAAAATGCACACTTGCCCATAAACTGAAGGATAATATCGCTTTAAACTCATGTGGAGGATAACCCAACAAGTTTATTAGCATTTACTCATAAGATGTTCTGGCCtttcaatcaaataaaaatatctcGTGGATTGTGGAACAGTCTTGTGAATTGTAATTAATTGATAATATAATCCAATATTACAAGAATTCCATAATGCTGAAAAAGTAATTTCCATTCACAAAACTATATAAGAAACCCTCAGAATAGCAACTTTTAAGACTCAACAGCCTTCCTGGTCAAAAGGCTCACCCTAAGTTATTGGGCGACACGTGTTATGGTCCAAAACCATGACCAGGATGAAATGTGTGCATGACATCACACATGTCGAGCATTCATCTAGTCTAAAATCGTATATAAACCATACCTAATTGTGAGAGATTCATCATCATCCAATCGAATTTGAGTTATAACAACTTCATCTGAATTTCAAGTgttttcaagaaaacaaagcaagaagaaaatggCTGACAACTCTCAAAAGATGAGTTACCATGCTGGAGAGGCCAAGGGCCAAGCTCAGGTAATTAGCTCACCTGTAAATTGTAATTCTCCAtttgtttttgcttcttttttttttagattaAAGTGGGATGTTTTGTATTGGATAATTTTGGATTTAACAGGAAAAGGCCGGTGGGATGATGGATAAGGCTAACAATGCAGCCCAATCTACCAAGGAGACAATGCAAGATGTTGGTCAAAATGTGCAGGCAAAGGCTCAAGGAGCAGCTGATGCAGTCAAGAATGCCACTGGCATGAACAAATGAAGCTGCTCATGATGAGCATTTTCATGACTTTTAATGACTTTATAGAGTTAAGATGATGGCAAACTTTCATTGAGTTTTATAGacttttatgtaatttttttttctttcttaccCTTCTTTTGAAAGAAGGAACTGAAAATTTcatagaattctaaaatgatGGAATTTAGATCTCCATCATTTTAAGTTACggcaattaataattttagtgtttggatttatgtatatcgaattttagaaataaagTTTCACGGAATAACGAATTCCTTCACTcaatagaaattgtgaaatgactTCTCTTTTTATTGAAAGTAAACCCAGAAATCTTGAGTGCTTGACTTTCGTGCTAAAGTAgccaaacaatgaaaatattaaattctaCTATTCAATTCTTAACTTTTAGCTAAATAATTAACGTATGGTAATAGAAGTATGTAGTATATGACCAAAAGCAAATTAAATTTGAGTTATAACAACTTCATCTGAATTTCAAGTgttttcaagaaaacaaagcaagaagaaaatggCTGACAACTCTCAAAAGATGAGCTACCATGTTGGAGAGGCCAAGGGTCAAGCTCAAGTAATTAGCTCACctgtaaattgtaattttccattttatttttgcttcttttttttgatttttttagaTTAATGTGGGATGTTTTGTATTGGATAATTTTGGATTTAACAGGAGAAGGCCGGTGGGATGATGGATAAGGCTAACAATGCAGCCCAATCTACCAAGGAGACAATGCAAGATGTTGGTCAAAATGTGCAGGCGAAGGCTCAAGGGGCTGCTGATGCAGTCAAGAATGCCACTGGCATGAACAAATGAAGCTGCTCATGATGATCATTTTCATGACTTTTAATGACTTTGTAGAGTTAAGATGATGGCAAACTTTCATTGAGTTTTATAGacttttatgtaattttttctttctttcttaccCTTCTTTTGAAAGAAGGAATTTAAAATTGCATAGAATTCCAAAATGATGGAATTTAGATCTCCATCATTTTAAGTTACggcaattaataattttagtgtttggatttatgtatatcgaattttagaaataaagTTTCACGGAATAACGAATTCCTTCACTcaatagaaattgtgaaatgactTCTCTTTTTATTGAAAGTAAACCCAGAAATCTTGAGTGCTTGACTTTCGTGCTAAAGTAgccaaacaatgaaaatattaaattctaCTATTCAATTCTTAACTTTTAGCTAAATAATTAACGTATGGTAATAGAAGTATGTAGTATATgaccaaaagaaaacgaaTTCTGATATTATCTTTTGATCATGATGAATTAACCCATGAGATCTATataaccaaaataattattcatGTAGAGATTGATGAATATCAATTATGAATTCGTTGGGTTTGAGACTATTTCATCTCTTATTTCTAAAGGTCTCATTCTCGGCCTGGGTGCCTTAGAGCTTTTTGAAATATCCACCAGTTGACCAAACACATTAAAATGCACTCAAGTCAAGAAACAAGACTCCGTAAATCAGAAATACAAGAGAACCAAACACGCACAAAAATACATAATGTGAATGAACTTGGGGTAACTATCAAgtagaaaattttatataaagcCGGTGTATGCCTTATTTTCCTCGTAATAAGTGTTCACATAACTAAGCACGTGAAAGAATGTAGCGTGCATGAAAGAGTTGGTGTATGCATTATTTTTCTCGTAATAAGTGGTCACATAACTAAGCACGTGAAAGAATATAACGTGCATGATGATGTATAAAACTCGTTACACGTAAGattttttgtggttaaagATAAAATACTTGTCCAGAAACTTTGGGACAATATCGCTTTTAACTCATGTGGAGGTTAACCCAACAAGTTTATTAGCATTTACTCATTAATTAGATGTTCTGGCCtttcaatcaaataataatatcttGTGGCTTATGGAACAATCTTGTGAATTGTAATTAATTGATAATATAATCCAATATTACAAGAATTTCATAATGCTGAAAAAAGTAATttccattcaaaaaaactgtCTAAGAAACCCTCAGAATAGCAACTTGGAAGACTCAACAGCCTTCCTGGTCAGAAGGCTCACCCTAAGTTATAGGGCGACACGTGTTATGGTCCAAAACCATGACCAGGATGAAATGTGTGCCTGGCATCACACATGTCGAGCGTTCAACTGGTCTAAAATCGTATATAAGCCATACCCAATTGTGAGATATTCATCATTAGCAAACCAAATTTGAGGTATAAAAcatcatttgaatttcaagtgttttcaagaaaacaaagcaagaagaaaatggCTGACAACTCTCAGAAGATGAGCTACCACGCTGGTGAGGCCAAGGGCCAAGCTCAGGTAATTAGATCATGTGTAATTCTCCATTTGTTTTTGCTTATTTCTTCTactttcttttaaatattaCATTATTATATGTGAATGTGCATTGAGATTGATGTGGGGTGTTTTGTATTGGATACTTTTGGATTTAACAGGAGAAGGCTAGTGGGATGATGGATAAGGCTAACAATGCAGCCCAATCTACCAAGGAGACAATGCAAGATGTTGGTCAGAATGTGCAGGCGAAGGCTCAAGGAGCTGCTGATGCAGTCAAGAATGCAACTGGCATGAACAAATGAAGCTGCTCATGATGATCATTTTCATGACTTTTAATGACTTTATAGAGTTAAGATGATGACAAACTTTGTTTGAGTTTTATAGacttttatgtaattttttttttctttcttactcTTCTTTTGAACGAAGGAACTGAAAATTGcataaaattctaaaatgatTGAATTTAGATCCCcatcattttcatttatgat includes the following:
- the LOC117622795 gene encoding stress-induced protein KIN2-like; its protein translation is MADNSQKMSYHAGEAKGQAQEKASGMMDKANNAAQSTKETMQDVGQNVQAKAQGAADAVKNATGMNK
- the LOC117622431 gene encoding stress-induced protein KIN2-like, which translates into the protein MADNSQKMSYHAGEAKGQAQEKAGGMMDKANNAAQSTKETMQDVGQNVQAKAQGAADAVKNATGMNK
- the LOC117623422 gene encoding stress-induced protein KIN2-like gives rise to the protein MADNSQKMSYHAGEAKGQAQEKAGGMMDKANNAAQSTKETMQDVGQNVQAKAQGAADAVKNATGMNK
- the LOC117623421 gene encoding late embryogenesis abundant protein 14-like, coding for MADNSQKMSYHVGEAKGQAQEKAGGMMDKANNAAQSTKETMQDVGQNVQAKAQGAADAVKNATGMNK
- the LOC117623425 gene encoding stress-induced protein KIN2-like — translated: MADNSQKMSYHAGEAKGQAQEKASGMMDKANNAAQSTKETMQNVGQNVQAKAQGAADTVKNATGMNK
- the LOC117623424 gene encoding late embryogenesis abundant protein 14-like, with protein sequence MADNSQKMSYHVGEAKGQAQEKVGGMMDKANNAAQSTKETMQDVGQNVQAKAPGAADAVKNATGMNK